The nucleotide sequence CGGTGTAGTCGGCATAGAAGCCGGCCAGCGCGACATAGAGCGCGCCACCTGCGAGGTTGCCCTTGTAGCCGACTTCGTAGCTATCGACCGATTCCGGGTCGAAGCTGAGGAAATCGGCGATCTCGGCGTCGCTGAGCGAGCCGTTGCCGTCGAGATCGGGCGCGTTGACGCCGGTCCCGCGCGGATCGAAGCCGCCGCCCTTGAAGCCCTGCGAATAGCTTGCGTAGATGTTGTGGTCCGGATTGGGCTGATAGCTCAGCGAGACGCGCGGGGTGAACTTCTTGAAATCGGCCGAGCCGTCGAAGTCGGTGGCCGCGCCGCCGAGCGGGACGCCCGCACCGCCGAACACCGGCGAACCGCCGCCGAGGTAGTTCTGTTTGAGGATCGAGGCGGTACGCTTGTCCCAGGTGTACCGGCCGCCGGCCGACACGCTCCACTGCTCGGTCAGATCGTAAGTGAAGTCGGCGAAGACGGCATAAGTTTCGGTATCGACGTCGGCCTCGGTGAAGCCGGTGAGGCCGGCCAGGCTGGTGAACAACCGCACGTCGAAGGCGGTGTCGGCCTTGGCGTTGAGGTAGTAGGCGCCGACCAGACCCTTGAGCGGCCCGCCGTCGTCATAGAGTGCCTGGAATTCCTGGCTGAACTGCTTGTTCCTGTAGATCGCGGGGACGTCGAAATCGACCGGGGCGAGGGCATCGAAGTCGATGGGCGAGGCGCTGTCGTCCTTGCGCCAGCCGGTGATCGAGCGCAGCGTGATGCCCGAGCCGACCTCGACCGAGGCGTTGAGGCCCATGCCGTAGGCTTCGACGTACTGCTTGGGATCGACCAGCCCGCCGCGCGTGTCGTAGACGTCCTTGAGCACCGGAGCGTCCGACTGCAGGCCTGGAATGAGGCGGTGCCCACCGCGCGGGTTGGAATTGTCCTTGGTGTAATCGCCCGACAGGCGGATCGAATAGGGCGCGCCGTGGCCGCCGGCCTCGATGGTGCCGCGCGCGGCCCAGACATCCTTGTTGTAGTTGTCTTGGCCGGTGGTCAGGTTGGTGCCGAACCCGCCGCGCGAGAGCCGGGCGGCCGAGGCCCCGACGCGCACGTCGCCGCCAACGGGGGTCGAGGCAGTGATGACGCCTTCCGCCTGGTCGTAAGTCCCATAGGTGGCCTTGACCTTGACCGAAGGCTCGTCGGGCAGTTCGCGGGTCACGTACTTGACCGCGCCGCCGATCGTGTTGCGGCCGTAGAGCGTGCCCTGCGGCCCGCGCAGCACTTCGATACGCTCGACGTCGTAGATGTCGAGCACCGCGGCCTGCGGCCGGTTCAGATAGACGTCGTCGAGATAGATGCCGACGCCCTGCTCGAAGCCGGAGACCGGGTCCTGCTGGCCGATGCCGCGGATGAAGGCCGAGAGGGTCGAATTGGTGCCGCGCGAGGTTTCGAGCGTGGTGTTGGGCGCGAACTGCGCGATGTCGGTGATGTCCTGCGCGCCGCGCTCGGCGAGCTGCGCCTCGCTGAAGCTCGAAACGGCGATCGGCACGTCGACCAGGCGTTCCTCGCGGCGCCGGGCGGTGACGATGATCGCGCCTTCGCTCGCATCGCTGCCCGAATCGGCCTGCTGGTTGGCGGCAGCATCGTCCTGCGCGGCGGCCGGAGCAGCGGCGAGGGTGCAAAGGAGCACGGTGGCGATGGGGGCGAATGCGGTGGAATGCCGCAGCACTGCGAGGTTCATTGTCATCTCCCGACCTATTGTCTTGTTGCCCGGGGCCAATAATGAAACATGAACCGACTTTCAACTTTAATCTTTTGCCACGAGGCGTGCAGCGCGGTAGCTCATGCCGATGGCAAGTGACCAAGAGCCGATCGCAGGCGCCGGCGAGGGCAAGCAACCGCGCACCGAGCGCGGCCGCAAGACGATGCGCAAGCTGCTCGATGCGGCTGCCGCCGAGTTCGGCGAAAAGGGTTTCCACGACGGCTCGATCAGCGCCATCACGCGCCGCGCGGGAACCGCGCTGGGCACGTTCTACACCTACTTCGATTCGAAGGACGAAATCTTCCGCGCGCTGGTCAACGATCTCAGCGGGCAGGTCGGCGCGCGCGCCGCGGCGGCGCTGGCGAGCGAGACCGAAGCGCTGGAAAAGGAACGCGCCGCACTTGCCGCCTTCCTCCGCTTCGCCCGCGAACATCAGGAAATCTATCGCATCATCGACGAGTCCGAATTCGTCGACCCGCAGGGCTTTCGCCACCACTATGAGACAACCGCAAGCCGCATCCTCGCCCGCCTGCAGCAGGGCATCGCAGCGGGCGAACTGCGCGACGACCTCGGCGAGCCGGAGGCCTGGGCGATCATGGGTATGAACGTGTTCCTGGGCCTGCGCTTCGCCATCTGGAGCGACGAGATCGCTCCCGAAACCGTGTCCGCCGCCGTCAATCGCCTGTTGCGCGAAGGAATCGGGAAGAAAGCCTGAGGGCTAGCCCGCCAGGTCGCGGGTGAAGTTCTCGGTCCAGCGCTGCACGTTCTCGTCGCGCACGCATTCGAACATCGGCTGCCAGCGCGCCTTGCGCTCTTCGAGCGGCATCTCGAGCGCGTCGCGAATCCCGGCGGCGATGTCGTCGGGGCTGTGCGGGTTGACCAGGATTGCCCCTTCCGTCTCCCCCT is from Croceibacterium aestuarii and encodes:
- a CDS encoding TonB-dependent receptor; its protein translation is MNLAVLRHSTAFAPIATVLLCTLAAAPAAAQDDAAANQQADSGSDASEGAIIVTARRREERLVDVPIAVSSFSEAQLAERGAQDITDIAQFAPNTTLETSRGTNSTLSAFIRGIGQQDPVSGFEQGVGIYLDDVYLNRPQAAVLDIYDVERIEVLRGPQGTLYGRNTIGGAVKYVTRELPDEPSVKVKATYGTYDQAEGVITASTPVGGDVRVGASAARLSRGGFGTNLTTGQDNYNKDVWAARGTIEAGGHGAPYSIRLSGDYTKDNSNPRGGHRLIPGLQSDAPVLKDVYDTRGGLVDPKQYVEAYGMGLNASVEVGSGITLRSITGWRKDDSASPIDFDALAPVDFDVPAIYRNKQFSQEFQALYDDGGPLKGLVGAYYLNAKADTAFDVRLFTSLAGLTGFTEADVDTETYAVFADFTYDLTEQWSVSAGGRYTWDKRTASILKQNYLGGGSPVFGGAGVPLGGAATDFDGSADFKKFTPRVSLSYQPNPDHNIYASYSQGFKGGGFDPRGTGVNAPDLDGNGSLSDAEIADFLSFDPESVDSYEVGYKGNLAGGALYVALAGFYADYTDVQIPGSVACTIGGLPGFCGVVSNAGKARFKGFEFETNARLARDIGTPGDRVNFAGSVGYIDAEYREYVTLIGGVPTDVAQYRKVQNTPKWTASGTLSYTTPVGEGDLYVGTSLSYKSKTYQFEIPNPYFDQNGYALVDASIVYNAPGDRWSLGLYGKNLSDKQYKTSGYTFMNLADPVTGDLAYGSNGYPTSALGKEGVLTAFYGNPRQVFVTATYRF
- a CDS encoding TetR/AcrR family transcriptional regulator; its protein translation is MPMASDQEPIAGAGEGKQPRTERGRKTMRKLLDAAAAEFGEKGFHDGSISAITRRAGTALGTFYTYFDSKDEIFRALVNDLSGQVGARAAAALASETEALEKERAALAAFLRFAREHQEIYRIIDESEFVDPQGFRHHYETTASRILARLQQGIAAGELRDDLGEPEAWAIMGMNVFLGLRFAIWSDEIAPETVSAAVNRLLREGIGKKA